The stretch of DNA GACACGCTGAAGGCGCGCGCGCGTCAGCTGGCGGGCCTGCTGGGCTTCGACTCCATCGATGACATCGCCCGCGCGCCCGAGGAAAGCGCACCGGCTCCCGCCGGGCCTGCCGCTGCCGAGGCTGCCCCTGCTGGCGCCGCGCCTGCCGGGGCGGTGGTCACTCAGGCGCCCGCGCCGGGCGCCGAAGCGCCTGCCGCGCGTGTGCCTGCGGCCAAGGTTCCTGCGCCCAAGGTTCCTGTGGCCCATGTGCCGGCGGCGCCGCTTCCGGCGGCCAAGCCTGCCCCCGTCAAGGCGACGCTGGCGCCTGGTCTTGCGGCGCCCATCACTGCGGCGCCTGCTGCGCTCGCGCCTGCCGCACCTGCTCCGGCTCAGCCGTGATATCGGATTTGAAAGAGGATTTCCCGCGCATGACGCCTTCCGTTTCCCGTCGTAATCCGGTTTCATTGTTGCGCGGTGCCCTGGGTCTGACGCTGGCCGTGGCGCTTGCCGCATGCGGCCATGCGGGCAAGCATGATGTGAACTCGGTCTCCAACACCGATGCCGCCAAGCCTGCCAAGAAGAAGCGCGGCAAGCGTGCCACGCCGACCAACGGCAACCGTATCCCGATCCTCAGCCGTATCGAATCGGCCAATCGCGTCGATTCCGACATCGCCAATATGGCGGTCGTCGTGCCCACGGCCGAGGAAAATGCCGATTGGGCCCAGCCGGGCGGCTCGGCCAACAAGGCCTCGGGCAATCTGGCGCTGGCCAAGGCGCCCCAGCGCGTCTGGACCGCCGAAGTGGCGGGCAGCAACCCGCGCCAGCGTCTGGCCGCCGCGCCGGTCGTCTCGGGCGGCATGCTGTTCATGCTCGACACCAATGGCGTGCTGCATGCCTTCGACGCCAAGAGCGGCGAGCACAAATGGACCGCCAGCTTCGAGGTTGCCGGCATGCTGGGCCAGGCCGTGTTCGGCGGCGGCGCCAGCGTTGACGGCGGGCGCGTCTATGTGACCACCGGCCTTGGCGAGGTGGCGGCGCTCGAAGCGGCCACCGGCAAGCAGATCTGGAAGGTGAAGCCAGCGGGGCCCCTGCGCGGCAGCCCGACGGTGGCCTTCGGCACCGTCTTCGTGATGACCCAGAACAACGAGATTCACGCTCTGAACGCCGATGATGGCACCGAGCTGTGGCAGGAAGCCGCCTCGCTGGGCCAGACCGGCGTGTTCGGCGTGGGCGCTCCGGCGGCGGGTCAGGGCTCGGTGGTGGCGGGCTTCTCCACCGGCGAGCTGGTGGCCTATCGCTATGAGAACGGGCGCCAGCTGTGGTCCGACGCCCTGTCGCGCACCTCGCTCTCGACCAGCGTGGGCGTGCTGACCGACATCGACGCCGCGCCGATCATCGACCGTGGCCGCGTCTTTGCGCTGGGTCAGGGCGGGCGCATGGCCTCCTACGACCTGCTCACCGGGCAGCGCGTGTGGGAGCTCAATGTCGCGGGCATTTCCACCCCGGCGATCTCGGGCGACTGGATCTTCACGCTGACCGACGACGACCGCCTGCTGTGCATCGCGCGCAGCAACGGCAAGGTGCGCTGGATTTCGCAGCTCAGCCGCTATCACAATGCCGCCAAGAAGCAGGGCGAGATCTTCTGGACCGGCCCGGTGCTGGCCGGCGACCAGCTTTGGGTCGCCAATTCGGAGGGCGCGCTCTTCACCGTTTCGGTGATGGACGGCATGGCCAAGCGCTATATGGGCTTCAAGACGCCGATCTCGCTGGCGCCGGTGGTGGCTGGCTCGACGCTCTATGTGATCGAGGACAGCGGCAAGATCACGGCGCTGAAGTAAGCTTATCTCGCTTTTAACCGTGGTGCCCCTAGGACGGCGGGATGAGCGAGACAGCACAGCATGAAACAACCGGGCGCCCGACCAGCGATGTGTCGGGCGCTGTCGGTTGGGTGGGGCTGGCGGGGCTGGCCTGCTGGGTGCTGATCTGCCGCCATTGGGCGCAGGTGGCCGATGCGTTCAACATTCCGGGGCCGCGCCTGCCCTTGGCGGGGCCCTATGCCGCGCTGGTGGGCGTGCTGGCCTGCGGTCTGCCTATGGTCTTGTGGTCGCTGCTGGTGGACAAGGTGCATCGCCGGGCTTCGACGGGCCTCGACTGGTCTGCGCCGCGTGCATGGCGCGATGGGCTGTCGACGGCGGCGGTCAAGCTGTTGGGCCTGTGGGCGACCTGGGCGATGATCGGGGCGTTCTACGTGCTGGAACGCTATTACTGGCAGGGCAGCTATCTCTTCGCGATCCGGTTGATGGGCGTGGCGGTGGTGCCGCTGGTGCTGCTCTCCATCCCCTATGTGCTGTGGCTGGAGCGCGTGCTGGTCCAGCGCCATGACGGCGCCTGGCATTTCGGTGCCATGCTGCTGGGGCGGGATGGCTGGGATGGCCCGCATGTCCTGCGCTATCTGCGAAGCTGGGCGGTGAAGGGCTTTTTCACGGCCTTCATGTTTTCCATCCTACCGGGCGGCTTTTCCGATCTGGTCAACTGGCAGGCGTGGAGCGGGCCCGTGGCGCTGACCAATGGGCTGACCGTGGGGCTGTTCGTGATCGATGCGCAGATTGGCACGGTGGGCTATCTGCTCACGATGCGGCCTCTCGATGCGCAGATCCGCAGTGCCAATCCTTTCCTCGAGGGCTGGTTGGCGGCGTTGATCTGCTATCCGCCCTTTACGCTGATGGGCGATGGCGGCGTGCTCGACTATCACCCCGCCACCGCAGACTGGAGCCACTGGCTGGCCGATTACCCGGTGCTGCTGTGGGTGTGGGGCGCCTGGCTGGTGCTGCTGGTGGCGATCTATGCCTGGGCGACGATGGCCTTCGGGCTGCGCTTTTCCAACCTGACCTATCGCGGCGTGCTGACCCATGGCCCCTACCGGCTGACGCGCCATCCGGCCTATGTCTCGAAGAACCTGTTCTGGTGGTCGGCCACGCTGCCCTTTTTTGCCACCAGCCATCAGTGGTCCGATGCCATCCGCAACACCGTCATTCTGGCGGGGGTGAGCGGTGTCTATTGGTGGCGCGGCGTGACCGAGGCGCGGCATCTGGCGCAGGAGGACCCGAAATATCGCGCCTATGCGCAATGGGCGCTGCAGCACGCGCCGATCACGCGCGCGCTGCGCTGGTTCCAGCGTTGGCTCTTCGACTGACTATTCGGCGGAGGACGCCGCAGCCGGCCCTGTTGAGCTTTGGGGCAGCAGCGGCGCATCGGGCCCCGGCGTACCATCGGGGTTGCGGCAGACCAGCGGCTTGGCGTCATAGAGGCTCAGCAGCTTCTCCACCGCCACCTTCAGCCCCTCGGCGCGGGTGCGGGTGGACAGCAGCCAGTCGTTGGAATTGACGCTCTGCGACATCGTGCCGGACTTGCTGGAGGTGCCGCTGAAGGGCGCGGTGCTGGAATTGTCCTGCTTGGTCGCGCCCACCAGATGCACGCAGCCGCTCGTCTTGCAATAGAAGCGCAGCGCCGCCGTGCCATCGTCATGCGGCACGATGGTCAGCGTGGGTTGCAGGTCGGCGGGCGCCACGCTGTAAGTCAGCGTGCTGCCACTCTGATGCGTGTCGGTGCCCAGGAAAGCGGGCTGCTGGCTGGTGATGCTGGTGGTTTCGGTCCAGCGCCAGCCGGTGGCGTCCAGCGCGGCGATCTCGATGCTCCAGTCCAGCGCGCGCGGGTTCTGGGGATCGTTGTTGCCTTCCGTCACCTTGTCCAGCGTGGTCTTGATGATGGTCTGCTGCTGGGTGATCTGATCGGCATTGCCCTGCGTGGCCTGCGTGCTGCGTGTTTCGCAGGAGCGGATCGCATCCTTGTCGGCCTGCGCGCGCGCGGCGGCCTTCTGCTTGGCGATATCCTCGGGGGAGGGGCCGAACAGGTGGCATGAGGACGGCCCGCAAGCCACCAGCATGAAGGATGCGAGGATGATGCCTTTACGCATGGGGATCAGAAGCTCTTTACATCATAGATGCGCGACAGGTCGCCGTTCCACTCGCCATGGTAGAGGTCGAGCAGGCGCTGGGCCGGAACCTTGCCGGTGGCCACCACCTCGTCGAGCGGGGCGAGGAAGCCGGTCTCATCGTCACCGATCGAGTTCTTCTGGGCACGGGCACGCAGGCCCGAGCGGGCGATATCCAGTACCTCGCGCGCGATATCCTTGAGCTTGCCGCCGCCGGGCAGAGGGGCGTCCAAAGCCAGCTTGGGCACGCCGGAGCGCAGCGCCTCGCGGCCTTCCATATCCCAACCCTTGACCAGATCCCATGCCGCATCCAGCGCCGACTGATCGTAAAGCAGGCCCACCCACAAAGCGGGCAGGGCGCAGATCCGGTCGGTCGGGCCGCCATCGGCGCCGCGCATTTCGAGGAAGCTTTTCAGGCGAACCTCGGGGAAGGCGGTGGAGAGGTGATCGACCCAGTCGCTCTCACGCGGCAGCTCGCCGGGCAGGACAGACAATTTGCCCGCAAGGAAATCGCGGAAGGACAGGCCCGCCGCATCGATATACTTGCCGTCGCGGTAAACGAAGTACATCGGCACATCGAGCATATAGTCGACATAGCGCTCGTAACCGAAGCCATCCTCGAAGACGAAGGGCAGCATGCCGGTGCGCGCCGGATCGGTGTCCGACCAGATGTGGCTGCGATAGGAGAGATAGCCGTTGGGCTTGCCCTCAGGGAAGGGCGAGTTGGCGAACAGCGCGGTGGCCAGCGGTTGCAGCGCCAGCGACACGCGGAACTTCTGCACCATGTCGGCTTCGCTGGAATAGTCCAGATTGGTCTGGATGGTGCAGGTGCGCAGCATCATGTCCAGCCCCATCGAGCCCACGCGCGGCATATGGCGCAGCATGATCTCGTAGCGGCCCTTGGGCATGATCGGCAGCTCTTCGCGGGTCTTGTCGGGCCAGAGGCCGAGACCCAGAAAGCCGGTGCCGGTCGCCTCGCCGATGGCCTTGACCTGGCGGACATGGCGCGCGCTTTCGGCGCAGGTTTCATGCAGATTAACCAAAGGCGCGCCCGACAGCTCAAGCTGACCGGCCGGCTCAAGGCTGACATTGCCATCCTTGCCCTTCAGGGCAATGATGTTTCCGCCCTCAAGAATCGGTTCCCAGCCGAACTGGCCCAGCGAGACCAGCATGTCGCGGATGCCATCGGGCTCATCATAGGAAGGGGCGCGGTGGTCGGCGGTGCGATAGACGAATTTCTCGTGCTCGGTGCCGATGCGCCAGCGCTCGCGCGGCTTTTCGCCGCCCGCCATCGGCGCGATCAACTGCTCGCGCGTGGTGATGACCGGATCGACGCGATCCGAAACTTCCTTGGTGCTCATGCCTAATTCGTCCACCGCTGAATGCCGCCGAGTGTTAGGGCACAGCCCCAACCCAAGCCAGCGCTAAATGAGGAGGATGCCCCCCGCAGCCAGCGCGTTTGAGCATTTGCGGGAGAAAATCAAGAATTTTGTACCGACCAGTCTCCAATTACCCCCATCCATAATGCGGTGGCGGCGATTGTGGCTGTTTCGCCACGCAAAATGCGCGGGCCCAGGGTGATGGGATGGGCGCTGGAGAGGGCGCGGATGGCGGCGCGCTCGCCCTCGTCGAAGCCGCCCTCGGGGCCGGTGAGCAGGGCGGCGGG from Novosphingobium sp. encodes:
- a CDS encoding DUF1295 domain-containing protein → MSETAQHETTGRPTSDVSGAVGWVGLAGLACWVLICRHWAQVADAFNIPGPRLPLAGPYAALVGVLACGLPMVLWSLLVDKVHRRASTGLDWSAPRAWRDGLSTAAVKLLGLWATWAMIGAFYVLERYYWQGSYLFAIRLMGVAVVPLVLLSIPYVLWLERVLVQRHDGAWHFGAMLLGRDGWDGPHVLRYLRSWAVKGFFTAFMFSILPGGFSDLVNWQAWSGPVALTNGLTVGLFVIDAQIGTVGYLLTMRPLDAQIRSANPFLEGWLAALICYPPFTLMGDGGVLDYHPATADWSHWLADYPVLLWVWGAWLVLLVAIYAWATMAFGLRFSNLTYRGVLTHGPYRLTRHPAYVSKNLFWWSATLPFFATSHQWSDAIRNTVILAGVSGVYWWRGVTEARHLAQEDPKYRAYAQWALQHAPITRALRWFQRWLFD
- a CDS encoding glutamate--cysteine ligase, translated to MSTKEVSDRVDPVITTREQLIAPMAGGEKPRERWRIGTEHEKFVYRTADHRAPSYDEPDGIRDMLVSLGQFGWEPILEGGNIIALKGKDGNVSLEPAGQLELSGAPLVNLHETCAESARHVRQVKAIGEATGTGFLGLGLWPDKTREELPIMPKGRYEIMLRHMPRVGSMGLDMMLRTCTIQTNLDYSSEADMVQKFRVSLALQPLATALFANSPFPEGKPNGYLSYRSHIWSDTDPARTGMLPFVFEDGFGYERYVDYMLDVPMYFVYRDGKYIDAAGLSFRDFLAGKLSVLPGELPRESDWVDHLSTAFPEVRLKSFLEMRGADGGPTDRICALPALWVGLLYDQSALDAAWDLVKGWDMEGREALRSGVPKLALDAPLPGGGKLKDIAREVLDIARSGLRARAQKNSIGDDETGFLAPLDEVVATGKVPAQRLLDLYHGEWNGDLSRIYDVKSF
- a CDS encoding PQQ-binding-like beta-propeller repeat protein, producing the protein MTPSVSRRNPVSLLRGALGLTLAVALAACGHAGKHDVNSVSNTDAAKPAKKKRGKRATPTNGNRIPILSRIESANRVDSDIANMAVVVPTAEENADWAQPGGSANKASGNLALAKAPQRVWTAEVAGSNPRQRLAAAPVVSGGMLFMLDTNGVLHAFDAKSGEHKWTASFEVAGMLGQAVFGGGASVDGGRVYVTTGLGEVAALEAATGKQIWKVKPAGPLRGSPTVAFGTVFVMTQNNEIHALNADDGTELWQEAASLGQTGVFGVGAPAAGQGSVVAGFSTGELVAYRYENGRQLWSDALSRTSLSTSVGVLTDIDAAPIIDRGRVFALGQGGRMASYDLLTGQRVWELNVAGISTPAISGDWIFTLTDDDRLLCIARSNGKVRWISQLSRYHNAAKKQGEIFWTGPVLAGDQLWVANSEGALFTVSVMDGMAKRYMGFKTPISLAPVVAGSTLYVIEDSGKITALK